A stretch of DNA from Verrucomicrobiota bacterium:
GTCGAGCAGCATATTCACAATTTGGATGTCATCAATTGGGTCAAACAGGGCCATCCGGTGCGTGCCCATGGCATGGGGGGGTGCGAAGTGCGCAAGGGGAAGGACTACGGCGAGATTTTCGACCACCACGCGGTGGAGTTCGAGTATGCCGACGGGTCGCGCATGTTCAGCCAATGCCGCCATATCAACGGTTGCTGGAGCAATGTCTCGGAACATGTCGTCGGCACGAAAGGCACCTGTGACGTCGGCAGTCACATCATCCGCGGAGCGAATCCTTGGCGATTCCGAAGTGAAGGGGCGAAGAATCCTTACCAGCAGGAACACGACGACCTGTTCGAAGCGATCCGCAAAGACAAGCCCTTCAACGAGGCCATCTTCGGAGCCGAGAGTTCCATGACGGCCATCCTGGGCCGCATGTGCACCTACTCAGGCAAAGTGATCGAGTGGGATCAAGCGATCAACTCGAAGGTGGACTTGATCCCCAAAGATCTTGCCTGGGACGCCATGCCCTTGGTTCAGCCTGGACCCGACGGAATGTACCCCATTCCTGTTCCGGGCGATCCGAACTGGTTCAAGAAAATCGTCTAGAACCCGTCCTCGGCCGGGATCGGAGATCGGAGCGCGGCTGGGCTCGAGGAGCCCACGGCAGGCCATGCGCGCGCTGGGAGTGCAGGCTGGGCAGCCTTCGCCCCACGACTGACTACTTCGGGATGCACGGGGGCACGCTTGGGTTCGAATTTCCGGAGCAGTTCTCATTTTGGTGGGTAGGGCGCGTCACTCCGTGCGCGCCGCCTTAGGAAACACCCGGTTTCGGCGCGCAGCGGCGTGCGCGCCCTACCTTGATCAGTCAAAATGAGAACTGCTGGGATTTCCGGGCTGACAATTTATGACGTGAACGGTAGGTTGCCGATGTGATCTCCTCACGACGGCTTGTCCTCCCGATCTTTCTGGTCGTCATGGGGACATTCCCGATCGTGTCGGTTCTTTCTGCGGCAGAGTTGCCGTCCCGCCCGCTGTCGAGCACGAGCCCGTGGTCCTTTCGACCTGTTCAACGTCCCAGTCTCCCTTCGATCAAACGTCCCGCCTGGGCTCGGACGCCGATCGACGTTTTTGTGCTGATCGCACTCGAGCGCGCCGGATTGGATCCTTCGCCACCAGCAAAGCGGCGTGATTGGTTGAGGCGCCTTTGCTTTGATCTCACGGGATTGCCACCCTCCGAATCGGAGATCGTGGCGTTTCTGGAAGACCAAGCGCCGGACGCTGAGGAGCGATGGATCGACCGATTATTGGCGCGCCAGACTTACGGGGAGCGCATGGCCCAGCACTGGCTTGATGTGGTCCGCTTTGCCGAGTCCGAAGGATTCGAATACGACCGGCACTTGCCGGGCGCCTGGCGATATCGTGATTACGTGGTGGAATCCTTCAATCGCGACAAGTCCTACCGCGATTTTCTGCATGAACAAATCGCCGGCGATGAGTTGCAACCACCGACCGAAGAGGGCCGGACTGCCGCCATCTTCCATCGCTTGGGACCCGTGCGTCGAAACGCCGGAAATCCGGAAATCGCCCTGAGCCGCAATGAAGTGCTCACGGAGCGGACGGACATCGTAGGAGCCGCGTTTCTGGGGCTGACCGTTGGGTGTGCGCGCTGTCACGATCACAAGCTCGATCCCATTTCGCAGAAGGACTATTACCGTCTGCAGGCTTACATGGCCGCGTCGCAAGAGGACGACGTGGTGCTGGCGCCTGCGGAGGAGAAGCTTAAATGGGAGAAGGAGTCCTCCCCCCTTCAGGCCCAACTCAAGAGTCTGCGGCAAAGAGCAGAGGAGGCGGAAGGCGAGGAGCGGATCAAACTTCGGAAGGAAATCGAGGCGGTGGAGCGTCGATTGCCGCTCCTGCCCGCTTCCATGCCTTCCATCAAGAACGACCCCGCGTCCCGAACGTCCATCCACGTCCTGGTTCGTGGCGAGTGGGAACGAAAGGGGGAGGCTGTGTCTCCCGGGCCCTTGGCGGCCCTGGCCAACTCCCAGCCGGCCTGGACCGGGGAGGATGACAGACGTCCGCGAACGGCCCTGGCGCGCTGGTTGCTTGAACCGGGCCATCCGTTGACGGCCCGTGTCGTGGTGAACCGGCTTTGGCAATGGCATTTCGGAAAGGGTTTGGTTGGCACGCCCAACGATTTTGGCTCGCACGGCGCGAGCCCTAGTCATCCGGAATTACTGGACTGGCTGGCGGATGAATTGGTCCGGCACGACTGGCGCTTGAAGCCCCTGCAACGCATGATTCTTCTGAGCGCCTCCTATCGCCAAGAATCAGGAGTCAAGCCCACTGCCCGTGCCCTCGCCTTGGATCCCGAGAATCGATTGCTCTGGCGATTTGAAAGACGCCGGTTGAGCGCGGAGGAGATTCGCGACTCGATGCTCGCCGTCAGCGGAGTCCTCCACCCATCGGTGGGCGGACCGAGTGTGATGGCGCCTGTGGACTCTGATTTGGTCGCGTTACTTTACAAACCCAGCCAATGGGAACCGGATGTGAAGCCCGAACGTTTGTTTCGCCGATCGGTGTATTTGATGGCGAAACGGAATTTGCGCCTCCCCTTCATGGAAGCCTTCGATCAGCCGTCATTGCTCACCAGTTGCGGCCGACGCGAATCAAGCACGCATGCGCCCCAGGCGCTCGAGTTATTGAACGGATCCCTGTCAAATGAACTGGCCCGGCGATTTTCGAAGCGCCTGGATCAAGAATCGGGAGGCCATCCGCGACGCTGGGTCGAGCGCGGCTTTTTTCTGGCTTGCGGCCGCTTGCCGGACGAGGAGGAGCTTCGGATGGGAGAACGATTTCTGGCGGAACAACCGGGGTCCGAGCTGGCCTTGGCGTTGTTCAATCTTAACGAATTTCTGTATGTTCCCTGAGCCAAGAGCCCATGTTCGTCCCACCTGGACGCGCCGTGAATTTGTCCGGGACGCCCTGTGCGGGTTTGGAGGGCTTGCCTTCTCGGAGTTGGCATCGAGGGCTGCGGCGGCGTCCGCTCCTGCGAATCCTTTGGCCCCCAAGGCTCCGCATTTGTCCGCCAAGGCGCGGTCGGTGATTTTTCTGTTCATGGCGGGCGGGCCGAGTCATTTGGAGACGTTTGATCCGAAGCCATTGTTGAACACGCTCCATGGGCAACCCAGGCCCAAGGCCTTCGGCGAGGCGAAGTATCAATTCATCAAGGGTTCGGCGAAACTACTGGGAACTCGGCGCGAGTTTCGGCGCCACGGTCAATGCGGCATGGAGGTGTCGGACTTGTTTCCCCACGTAGCGCATTGGACGGACCGCCTGGCTCTCCTTCGTTCATGCCATGGGGACATGGTGGTTCATTCCGCCGCCCAATACGAATTGTTCTCGGGCCGGATCGTTCCGGGCTATCCGAGCATGGGATCCTGGTTGGCCTACGGATTGGGCAGCGAAAGCG
This window harbors:
- a CDS encoding DUF1553 domain-containing protein, with product MISSRRLVLPIFLVVMGTFPIVSVLSAAELPSRPLSSTSPWSFRPVQRPSLPSIKRPAWARTPIDVFVLIALERAGLDPSPPAKRRDWLRRLCFDLTGLPPSESEIVAFLEDQAPDAEERWIDRLLARQTYGERMAQHWLDVVRFAESEGFEYDRHLPGAWRYRDYVVESFNRDKSYRDFLHEQIAGDELQPPTEEGRTAAIFHRLGPVRRNAGNPEIALSRNEVLTERTDIVGAAFLGLTVGCARCHDHKLDPISQKDYYRLQAYMAASQEDDVVLAPAEEKLKWEKESSPLQAQLKSLRQRAEEAEGEERIKLRKEIEAVERRLPLLPASMPSIKNDPASRTSIHVLVRGEWERKGEAVSPGPLAALANSQPAWTGEDDRRPRTALARWLLEPGHPLTARVVVNRLWQWHFGKGLVGTPNDFGSHGASPSHPELLDWLADELVRHDWRLKPLQRMILLSASYRQESGVKPTARALALDPENRLLWRFERRRLSAEEIRDSMLAVSGVLHPSVGGPSVMAPVDSDLVALLYKPSQWEPDVKPERLFRRSVYLMAKRNLRLPFMEAFDQPSLLTSCGRRESSTHAPQALELLNGSLSNELARRFSKRLDQESGGHPRRWVERGFFLACGRLPDEEELRMGERFLAEQPGSELALALFNLNEFLYVP